ACCGCTCGCGCCCCCTCTACTTCCCTCGTCCAGACGTCTGCGCCCGCTCAGCAGCACCCTAACActtgcaacacttgcaacatacgttcgaaATAGTtcaaacacttgcagcatacgtctgaaacacttgcaaaaacacctaaaacacttgaaaaccattgcaaatatatgcaacatccaaataaaatatttgtaacatatgcaacatccagataaacacacttgcaacatacgcttgaaaaaacagatgaaacatttgaaacagacgcttgcaacatacgcatagtcattgaaacatatgcaacatcactctctacttttgcaacatccatatgaaacacttgcaacgtaccttTGAAACatcagaaacacttgaaacatacgctttcaGCAAAACTGGGCAGGTGGTCGGGCGGGCGGAGCACTGCGCAGCGAGATCCAACGCTAGGTCGCAGACTCGCGGTGGAGGAGGACGACAGCTGGCGGGCGGCTGCTTGGCCCCCAGTGAGTGGCGGCGCTACCCCGGCGACAGGGCACGTGCAGTGCCCCCGGCGAGCTACACCCGCGGTGGAAGCGGTAGCGGTGGTCGAGCGGGTGCGGGCCTCGCgcagcgaggcggcggcggctgtgcagTCGTAGGGGAGCACACCGAGGCGGCACGATTGCGGTGGAGTGGGTCGAGAATGGAGACATGAGTTGAGTGCAAGTGAAAGCATTGGGCCGTTTGGACGGCCGTTGAGGCCCACCAAGAAAGCGTCCGGACAGATGTACGCCCGCTTCCTGGCGTTACCGATGTGGTTTAGATGGAGGTGAGCTGAATTTCATTTGTCCGTCCCTTATCGGTTGCAACTAATGAACTAACTACGGCCTACAGCGGCGCACCGTAGCTGAAACTGTAACTAGGCCTAAAACTAAGTAGACCTAGAAGGCCTTAGCGATAACTGGGCTGAGACTTTTGGCCTTGTAAGCCAGTAAAACATTCATTCTGAGCAGCCCGTCCATCACAATTTGGAAAACGTAAGTTACCTCTTCAACTTTCGCGAAAGTCTGTTTTTTCCTCCTGAACTCTAAAATAAGGCAAAACATCTTccttaacttttaaaaccgttcatcttacctccttaaccccggttataagcggttttgaaggtggttttatttttttcttttttatttatttcaactgaatctttgaaaaatcatagtaaatcatagaaaaatcataaaatagaaaatccaattttgttggactccacatgagtagatctacatagtgaatatataatatggtatgctttaatacaaagtttttgttgtagctttagatctatacttttctgtaattaaatggagtaattcatagctgtagtttATATAGTCCAATTGTGGTGTAATTTTTATGGTGGATTAATTATTGTATGTTTAAATTATAGTAAAAAAATTATACTCGTTGGATCATGTAtaatttagttatagattttatacACGATCCAATTTCACGATAGCGGACTTTTGTGAAAGTTGTGGGAGTTAACTGGGACTTTTTCCTCGCAATTTCAGTCGGCATGTCACGCTCACCGTGCATAAGGGCGCGCACAGCTCCTCCTGCCCAAAAGGCAGGGAAGAAAGGTCACCTCActtttgatgaaatgaaaaagaaaagagagGTAGGGTGTTGATTGATTGATGGGGACCCGAATCAAGTGGAAAGCCATGTGGTTTGTGTTTTGCCAATTGTTGATTCCCTGCGGAACCCTCGTGATTGATTGATTTATTAGTCGTGGGGCCGTTGAGCTCATGGGGCCCTGGAGCTCAGGGATCACGAATAATTTCAGCGGCGACTTGTCACTTGGCCAGGTCATAAACATTATTATCAATGTCAATGCCAATCCTGTTGTTAATTATTAAGCCGTCATAAAATGCTCGAGCATAACGCTTTTACACAAGGACGATGCGCTCGTGAATTGCCTCAGGCGAAATGTTAAAATCCAATCTTTTATACTCTACCACCGAAACGCTAAAAGTCTCTCTTCCCATCACTCGAAGTAACGTAATTATTATTTTTCGAGAGGAAAGTAACGTCATTATTAGTATAACAACCTGTGGAAAATCCATCATGTTTATTTATTCCGTTGCTCCCACGAGCAATTCATCAGTATACACGGACGCACACACGTTGCACATGAATGAATATACTGCACGTCCGGGGTGTACACTACACAGTACATACACTGCAATGGCCGTACGTCTCGACACTGCTACATGATACTACATACAACTCCTAACGAGACAGCGAACGCACGCTCTGCACACTAGTCGTCCCGACGCCGACGCGACGGACCAGCAAACCCCTGCCTGTAATCGCGGCGACTCCTCTAGTTGCTACGAGCCCCATCCACGGGCACCTCCTAATAATTAATCAAATCGGGAATACGTACGGGTACCACGGGTTCGTCGACCGATCGCGGTCATCACGCGGTGCCCTCGACGCGCGCCTTGGTGACGCCGGCGCAGGCGTCGACGAAGTCGCCGTCGATGAAGTCGGTGGAGAAGACCTGCAGCTTGTCGCCGAGGCCCTTGGCGAAGACCTCGGCGATGAAGAGGCGCGCGTAGCCGTGGATCCGCTTGGTGACGGGCCACACGCACAGCACCGGGTTGTCGGCCTTGGGCGTCACCGTGTTCTCCACCCGGTAGAAGAACCTCCGCTCCGGCACGGCCGGCTGCTGCGCCAGGAACTTGAGGTTGCTCTCGAACTTGGTCTCCGGCAGGTCCGTGTCGATCCAGTTGTCCCTGAGGTACCCGGCGCTCCACAGCGGGTCCCCGGGCCTGGGCGCCGCCGACTTGCGGGGCTTCCACACGCAGATCACCCGCCGCGGGAGCAGCTCCGCGACCGTCTTGTGGAACACCGCCTCGTCCTGCGGGATCAGGTGCTCGCCGAGCTTCTCGACCAAGAACTTGTCGAACTCCGGCGGGTCCTCGTGCCCGAACTCGGTGCGGATCTCCAGGATGATCACCTCGGACTCGGTCTCGCCCAGGAACCTGGCCACGTCGTCCAGCACCACGTCGACGGGGTACGTCGCCAGGATGCCGTGGCAGACGCGGCGCTCCTCCTGGACGCGCACGTCGATGACGCGCGTGCCCGTGGCCAGCTGCTCGTACACGGACATGGACTGGCACTGCGCGAAGGGGCGGGTCACGAACGGCACGCCGATCTTGTTGGTGGCCGAGTCGTGCGTGCCGGGCCACACCACCTGGTGCACGCGCAGCCTGTTGGCGCCCAGCTCCGCCATCCACCGCTTCCGGTCCGCCGGCCGGTGCTCCGACCCGGGGAACGTGTCGCCGGAGGAGGAGAGACGCGTGGCCAGCGCCTGCTTCTCCGTGGTCACCAGCTTCCGCCGGTCCACCTGCTTCGAGAAGAAGGCCCCCATGGCTTCCAGCGGGTTGTTGTTGGTGCCGTTGCTCTTGCCAGCGCTGCTGCTGCTATTGGAGGCAGCCATGGATGGACGGATGGATAAATAAAGGATCCTGTGCTGTGTGTGCCTCGAGCTCTGACCTGGACCTGCACGTCGCTGTAAGCTGGAGATCGATTGATAACTTAGCAGCCTAGCAGCAAGACAACACAAGGAAGAAAAATATCAATGCGTGGGGTGGGATTAGCCAACATGTGGCGATAGATGCTTTATTTGTAGGGGCTTGGGCGCTTGGCTGATCGATCCGGCGGAGGAGGAACGAGGAAGTGAGGCGTGTTCTTGTGACCTCCGCTGCTGTTTCTCCCAAAGACTTCTTCGGTTTCCTTGGATTGGATGGTACAATTGGCGTTAGGTGGTAGGTGCGGTATGGTGCTCTGATGGCAGACCGGGCGGGCGAtagatttttcttcttctttggcaTTTTTGTATCCAAAAAATTGCTACTGGACAGAGGGTTTGGTTCGTTGCTTTACTCGTTCGGAGCATGGAAGGGGTAATTATTTTATGGCGAGACGGTGACGGAATCGGGGCCACATGGAAAAGGATATGTTCATTATGGACGGACACGCCGTGCTATTGGTGAGTTCCAGGTTGTCGCAATAACTTGTCAGGCAAATGCTCCAAACTTTTGTTGCACAGATCGAAAAAGTCACCGATCGCAGGCTATGCGGAAACTGGAAACAAGACACGGGTCATCTTGGGTGATACGTACATGGCAACGTGATCGATCTATTGGCAGAAGTGTTTTGATATTTGCTGCATAATAAAGCAGCGGCACCGTGGCACTAATTGGAGAGCGTCATCGTGATGTGCATATACTACCCCAAATGCAAGGGGTATCTGTCAATCGTATTTTAGCACATGAATACATGATGATGCGTTCGCGTAGACACCACTGATTGCCAGATAATTAAGCATGGGAGGAATCACGCTGCCTGTACGCGACGCGGCGATGGGAACTGTTGAATAAGAGACACATTACGATGTGAcactaatcagcctgttcgcttgttggtttcagtcaaggCTTATGAGCCAGCCAACAgtgcttttctctcacaacaaaccagcaccggcCAGACTTATCagcccaaccagcgaacaggccgaataacCACGATAGGGCTACGACCCTGTTGTCCAACATGAGTGTGCGTGTTTGGTTCAGAGAGGAACGAGGTGTGAAGCCAGAATGTAGGCCTTTACTCTTCTCTTGCTTTGATATTAATATTTGGCGTTTCATCATGTTTATCCCATGAACATTCTTTTAGCACGCACCACATAATAATAATGCAGAAAAAAAGGGAAACAAAGAAAGGAAGGATCAAATACAGGAAAGGACCAAAAGTCAACCAGAGGTTCCTGCTGCCAATCATTTGACTTGCACGCGTTCAAACTTCAAAGCACAACGTGTGCTCCGCGTTCAACTGCTCCCAACGACATGTCGACATGCACACATAGCTTCGTCAATCATACAATGGCGGGAGCCAGTAGCTAGAGGTTACTCGGGGTTAGACTATTTCGAGTAATCAAGCTTATCATGCCTTCCACGTGGGCTCAGAAACCTAAATAACACGGGACCAGCTAATAGTTTCAGAATGGCAATAAGAAAAATGTTTGAACGCTTTTAGTCAGGTGATGCCACTCAAGTATCTTTCGCTTCAAGCCTTATAAACCAATTCTCCAGTGGCTTTGGTTACCCTGATTCGCTTAAACTTATCAACCatggtatagtgtttttctctcacaacaaaacagtttcAGCCGACTTATTAGTCGCAGAAACCATCAGCTGAACATCGGTTAATTCTTGCCTATATATGCCCTATACCGTTGTTTTGAAAAAGTGAAGAAACAAAAACCTACCATGGCATGCCACCTGGTTGAAAGGAATAATAAACTATAAATGACTCTTTTAAATAAAGAGGATAAATGTTGGAAATTAGGAGTATCAGTCGCTCTCCTGCGCAACTGGCACTTCATTTCTGGAGAGAGACGGGCAATAATACCATAATGCCCACATTGGTTTCAAACTTTCAATGTAAAACATTACTACAGGACTGTA
Above is a genomic segment from Miscanthus floridulus cultivar M001 chromosome 3, ASM1932011v1, whole genome shotgun sequence containing:
- the LOC136546654 gene encoding uncharacterized protein — translated: MAASNSSSSAGKSNGTNNNPLEAMGAFFSKQVDRRKLVTTEKQALATRLSSSGDTFPGSEHRPADRKRWMAELGANRLRVHQVVWPGTHDSATNKIGVPFVTRPFAQCQSMSVYEQLATGTRVIDVRVQEERRVCHGILATYPVDVVLDDVARFLGETESEVIILEIRTEFGHEDPPEFDKFLVEKLGEHLIPQDEAVFHKTVAELLPRRVICVWKPRKSAAPRPGDPLWSAGYLRDNWIDTDLPETKFESNLKFLAQQPAVPERRFFYRVENTVTPKADNPVLCVWPVTKRIHGYARLFIAEVFAKGLGDKLQVFSTDFIDGDFVDACAGVTKARVEGTA